CAAGGGTTGATGAAGGAGAAAATGGAAGAAAGTATTGCAAGAGTAGAAGCATCTTACAGTCATCTTAGACAAGAAATCGATGTTTTGCAGAAGAAGGCAACTGAAGTTGAAAAGGAGGTTACTGGACTTGGAGAGGCATTGTCTTCAAAGTTGCAAAATCTTCAAGGTAAAGCTGATGATATTGCTGATATGACTGGTGTTTCAATAGAGAAGCAACAACAACTTCTTGCAAGCCAATCTGAGGCGCTTCAGGGTCTTCAGTCCCTCACTGATTTTCAGTCTAAAGCTCTTCAAGAGAGCAGGTAACTATCAACCAGCGATATACTGATACACCACACTAACATTTGTGTGGATTATGTCTAGTATTATCTTGCTAAAACTTGACTGTTGGTTCTTTTTTCCAGGGTTACTTTACAGCAGATAGTAGGATTTGCACAAGGGCAACACCAAGAACTAAAGGAGCAACAGGAACATCTACTGAAGGCTCACAACCTTTTGGCtatcaattcaaaatcaatgtTGGAAGCTCAGGTTAGTATTTACCTCAAGTGAAATTCGAAGAAAAGAGACATATTCGTGTATTTATTCATTGATTGAAATCATTATTTATAATGTGTAACTTGAATTGTATAGGAAACTTTCGAGATGAAACAAGCAAATATGTTTACTTCCATTGATAAGCTTTTTGCCCTGCACAATGCCATGTTGCTCGAGTCAAGACTAATTAAAGCTTTCTTCATATATTCCCTCTTAATGGTCGTCCTTTACATGTTAACCAGTACAAAGCAGACTTACTCTGTCAGATGCAGTCTTTACATAAGTATGCATTTCGATCTTACTTTAAAACCAATTTTGGTGTATGCATATATTATTTTACTTGAACATTTTCACATATATTGTGCAGGTCTATGCATTGCATTCGCAATAGAGTGCGGAATACTGCAGCTTCTATCTATAGAAATTGAACAGAAAAATCGACTTAGGACAACGGTGAAATCACTTTTTAGCGCTTATGCTGTTGTCCAGCTTTTGTATTCTTTGATTACATACAGGTATGCAGAAAAACATATTATCAAACAAAAATAATCTTTCTGTTTTGAGTTGCTACAAAATTAATTTACATATGTCAGAATTCAGATGGCTATAAAATTAATTGGGTTTTTTTGTTGCAGGGATTATGAAGCATTAAATCACAGGATGCTAACAACACTGATTGAAAAGGTAAACAATATTCAAAAAGTAAGAGATTATTCTTCAGATGATGAGGAAGTGGATAGTGAAGTTGATTGGCTATCATGGGTGGAAACTGAACTACCGGAAGATTTAAGCATCCATGAAGATCCGAACTATATACCATCAGTTGAAGAGGAAGGGAAGTCAGAAAGCTTTGTTGTGGCTTGTGATGAACGAAAGTATAATCTCCGACAGCGGAAGCATTTGaaattatgatttggatatgtaaataataaaataaatattgttAGGCTACTGTCTGTTCATAATACTTCCCATTATTAATAGATGTGTTCATGTTTAGCCACTAAAAAGTAATGGTGGCAAACTGATGATTGTATCATTGTATGTGCAAGTATTTACCATCTTGaaatagataaaaaaaaaattcttaaatTATTGAACAAAACACTACGTCAAGCCCTTGTTATTTGGATACATTTCTGACACCTGAAATACAATGTAAAAATGACAGCACTGCAGAAGGAACAAAAAAGCTAACTGAAGAAGGCTTAGTGTGTGTTTGTTTTGAATTCCTTAATGCAGGAACTGACACAACGTCGACAGC
This genomic stretch from Spinacia oleracea cultivar Varoflay chromosome 3, BTI_SOV_V1, whole genome shotgun sequence harbors:
- the LOC110783481 gene encoding protein GAMETE EXPRESSED 1-like, whose amino-acid sequence is MKQEMGNHICVYFLLIFLTILSTKGHSFSWGWFSYSSHRSSSSSSSSHRYSKNTDMNGLVAEFSTEALDDPKAVELLENARMKLGGSNPCWFYAYKNLFSSCSEIFAAEEKRSRLAWLLSDCFQRDSGRGPFPSCNVESSMVDCLRNLDNDEHKTYLEFYLETNSICYQLQSKAFKLQVESLVNDLKNSALSTEEKLETIEEKSDTLLHTSNEIQESITSINEQTQKVGENLRNMISELSVVMKHTKELNEQARGISSTQVELLEGQGLMKEKMEESIARVEASYSHLRQEIDVLQKKATEVEKEVTGLGEALSSKLQNLQGKADDIADMTGVSIEKQQQLLASQSEALQGLQSLTDFQSKALQESRVTLQQIVGFAQGQHQELKEQQEHLLKAHNLLAINSKSMLEAQETFEMKQANMFTSIDKLFALHNAMLLESRLIKAFFIYSLLMVVLYMLTSTKQTYSVRCSLYISLCIAFAIECGILQLLSIEIEQKNRLRTTVKSLFSAYAVVQLLYSLITYRDYEALNHRMLTTLIEKVNNIQKVRDYSSDDEEVDSEVDWLSWVETELPEDLSIHEDPNYIPSVEEEGKSESFVVACDERKYNLRQRKHLKL